The proteins below come from a single Chitinophaga pinensis DSM 2588 genomic window:
- a CDS encoding M16 family metallopeptidase — MNLIQKAICLLLLASSMSTIAEAQQKKYEWKEGTSGGYTYKYIVNDPMKARFYTLKNGLTVILSVNKKDPRIQTLIGTRAGSNDDPADHTGLAHYLEHLLFKGTQQYGSLDWSKEKPYLDQIEGLYDTYNHTTGDAARNVVYHKIDSVSGLAAKYAIANEYDKMMSGMGAQGTNAHTWVEETIYEEDIPSNVVDKFLAVQAERFKDPVFRLFHTELEAVYEEKNRGLDNDGRKSYELMLSTLFPTHNYGQQSTIGTVEHLKNPSLKAIRQFYNTYYVPGNMAVVMAGDLDPDQVIKQVDKAFSYMPAKPVVTYKAPVEKPMTAPIVKEVFGPDAENVMISFRMPGALDVKSNVLLAVISEVMNNGKAGLLDLNINKQQKVLKSGASVLGWKDYSVFMLNGTAKQGQTLEEVKDLLLGQLDILKKGEFDESMVKAIVNNAKLAELTGLESNTNRANSLMDGFIKHRGKNWVTDVSFVDDMGKVTKQQIVEFANKYFANNYVLLYKRKGEDKNIQKVDKPAITPVEVNREAQSAFLKQVNEMPAAGIQPMWLDYDKDIQKGKLGAADVLYVQNKDNGLFRLYYRFDMGSWNDKLSPLAAQYLQFLGTDKYSSEQISKEFYNIACNFNVSTGTDVTTLSVTGLQENFDKAVSLFEHLLKNCQPNEQALTALKGRIGKSRSDAKLNKANILKGLASYGMYGTKNPFNNQLSQADLDGVTAQQLTDILHGLSGYQHMVIYYGPQTLDAAIAAIGKQHEIAASPKAVPAPVKFDKVSQDKNQVLFTDYDMVQSEVNWIRNGGTYNPETTALVSVFNGYFGGNMGSIVFQTIRESKALAYSTYAYYAAPDKKDSRYSMVAYVGSQADKMNDAIGGMNELLNDMPRSDKGFQTAKQSMKQDIETERITQDGIIFSYLAAKKLGLDTDYRKTVYAQIDGITFDKVKQFHDQNIANKPYTYCIMASEKKVNPEDLKKYGDVKVVTLEEIFGY; from the coding sequence ATGAACCTCATTCAAAAAGCAATCTGTCTATTGCTGCTGGCCTCTTCTATGTCCACAATAGCAGAAGCACAACAAAAGAAGTACGAATGGAAGGAGGGCACATCAGGAGGGTATACTTATAAGTATATCGTTAATGATCCGATGAAAGCCCGCTTCTACACGTTGAAAAACGGCCTTACCGTCATCCTTTCAGTCAACAAAAAAGACCCACGTATTCAGACCCTGATCGGTACGCGTGCCGGTAGTAACGACGATCCGGCTGATCACACAGGTCTGGCACACTACCTGGAACACCTGTTGTTCAAAGGTACCCAGCAGTACGGCTCTCTGGACTGGTCCAAGGAGAAACCTTACCTGGACCAGATCGAAGGATTGTATGACACTTACAATCATACGACCGGTGATGCTGCCCGTAACGTAGTCTATCACAAGATTGACAGCGTATCTGGTCTGGCTGCGAAATATGCTATCGCCAATGAGTATGACAAAATGATGTCGGGCATGGGCGCTCAGGGTACCAACGCACATACCTGGGTAGAGGAAACCATCTATGAGGAAGACATCCCTTCCAACGTAGTAGACAAATTCCTGGCTGTGCAGGCTGAAAGATTCAAAGATCCGGTATTCCGTCTGTTCCATACAGAACTGGAAGCCGTGTATGAGGAAAAGAACAGAGGTCTGGACAACGACGGTCGTAAATCTTACGAGCTGATGTTATCTACCTTGTTTCCTACGCACAACTATGGTCAACAGAGTACCATCGGTACAGTAGAACACCTGAAAAATCCTTCTCTGAAAGCGATCCGTCAGTTCTACAACACTTACTACGTGCCAGGTAATATGGCCGTTGTAATGGCTGGTGATCTGGATCCTGATCAGGTGATCAAACAGGTGGACAAGGCGTTTTCTTACATGCCGGCTAAACCGGTGGTTACCTACAAGGCGCCTGTTGAGAAACCAATGACCGCTCCAATCGTAAAAGAGGTGTTCGGTCCTGACGCTGAAAACGTGATGATCTCTTTCCGTATGCCGGGTGCGCTGGATGTAAAATCCAATGTACTGCTGGCTGTTATTTCTGAAGTAATGAACAACGGTAAAGCCGGTCTGCTGGATCTGAACATCAACAAACAGCAGAAAGTGCTGAAGTCCGGTGCAAGCGTACTGGGATGGAAAGACTATTCCGTGTTCATGCTGAACGGTACGGCCAAACAAGGCCAGACACTGGAAGAAGTAAAAGACCTGTTACTGGGTCAGCTGGATATTCTGAAGAAGGGAGAGTTTGACGAATCAATGGTGAAAGCGATTGTAAACAACGCTAAACTGGCTGAATTAACCGGCCTGGAAAGTAATACTAACCGTGCTAACTCACTGATGGACGGCTTTATCAAACACAGAGGAAAGAACTGGGTAACAGACGTTTCTTTCGTGGATGATATGGGCAAGGTAACCAAACAACAGATCGTTGAATTTGCCAACAAATACTTCGCAAACAACTATGTACTGTTGTACAAACGTAAAGGTGAAGACAAAAATATTCAGAAAGTAGACAAACCTGCTATCACACCGGTTGAAGTAAACCGTGAAGCGCAATCTGCGTTCCTGAAACAGGTAAATGAAATGCCAGCTGCCGGTATTCAACCAATGTGGCTGGATTACGATAAAGATATCCAGAAAGGTAAACTGGGTGCTGCTGATGTACTGTATGTACAGAACAAAGACAACGGTCTCTTCCGTCTGTACTACCGTTTTGATATGGGTAGCTGGAACGATAAACTGTCTCCGCTGGCGGCGCAGTATCTTCAGTTCCTGGGTACTGACAAGTACAGCTCTGAGCAGATCAGCAAAGAGTTCTACAACATCGCATGTAATTTCAATGTTTCTACCGGTACTGATGTCACCACACTCAGTGTGACTGGTTTACAGGAGAACTTTGATAAAGCCGTGAGCCTGTTTGAACACCTGCTGAAAAACTGCCAGCCAAATGAGCAGGCACTTACCGCTTTAAAAGGACGTATCGGAAAGAGCCGTTCAGATGCTAAACTGAATAAGGCGAATATCCTGAAAGGACTTGCCAGCTATGGTATGTACGGTACTAAAAATCCATTCAACAACCAGCTGAGCCAGGCTGATCTGGATGGTGTTACTGCACAGCAACTGACTGACATCCTGCATGGATTGTCAGGGTATCAGCATATGGTGATCTATTACGGTCCGCAGACACTGGACGCTGCTATTGCCGCTATCGGTAAACAGCACGAGATAGCTGCTTCTCCGAAGGCAGTACCTGCGCCGGTGAAGTTTGACAAGGTTTCACAGGACAAAAATCAGGTATTGTTCACTGATTATGACATGGTACAGTCAGAAGTAAACTGGATCAGGAACGGCGGCACTTACAATCCTGAAACAACTGCACTGGTAAGCGTGTTCAACGGTTATTTCGGTGGTAACATGGGTTCTATCGTATTCCAGACCATCCGTGAGTCCAAAGCACTCGCGTATTCTACTTACGCATACTATGCAGCGCCTGACAAAAAAGACAGCCGTTATTCCATGGTGGCATATGTAGGTAGCCAGGCAGATAAAATGAATGATGCGATCGGTGGTATGAACGAACTGCTGAATGATATGCCTCGTTCCGATAAAGGTTTCCAGACTGCAAAACAGAGCATGAAACAGGACATCGAAACTGAGCGTATCACACAGGACGGTATCATCTTCAGTTACCTGGCGGCTAAAAAGCTAGGACTGGATACTGATTATCGCAAAACTGTATACGCACAGATCGATGGTATTACCTTCGACAAGGTGAAACAGTTCCACGATCAGAACATCGCCAACAAGCCTTATACTTATTGTATCATGGCTTCTGAAAAGAAAGTGAATCCGGAAGATCTGAAGAAGTATGGCGACGTGAAAGTCGTTACACTGGAAGAGATTTTCGGGTACTAA
- a CDS encoding murein L,D-transpeptidase family protein, translating into MNRYCLLMLLVLTVTVSGFTFKGGDEDYLYEVKLHPGNIDPDKIFLLVDKSDYRMYLYEDVTLRKIYKVVFGNKDQSDKRQEGDRLTPEGTFHILSKRMDKLWNRFMLLDYPNEASWNRFHELQSAGVLPAGATPGGGIGIHGVEWNSGIRDNYVEGRINWTLGCVSMKNSDVSELYDIIKVGTPVVIRR; encoded by the coding sequence ATGAATCGCTATTGCTTGTTGATGCTCCTGGTGCTGACTGTGACCGTATCAGGATTTACTTTTAAAGGAGGTGACGAAGATTATTTGTATGAAGTGAAATTACACCCTGGCAATATTGATCCCGATAAAATATTTCTGTTGGTGGACAAGAGTGATTACCGGATGTACTTATACGAGGATGTTACCTTGAGGAAAATTTACAAAGTAGTATTTGGTAATAAAGACCAATCAGATAAGAGACAAGAAGGAGATCGCCTGACGCCGGAAGGTACATTTCATATACTGAGCAAAAGAATGGATAAGCTCTGGAACCGTTTTATGCTGCTGGATTATCCGAACGAAGCTTCCTGGAACAGATTTCATGAGTTACAGAGTGCAGGCGTATTGCCAGCGGGCGCTACCCCTGGTGGCGGTATTGGTATACACGGTGTAGAATGGAACTCAGGTATACGTGACAATTACGTGGAAGGTCGCATCAACTGGACGCTTGGATGCGTTAGTATGAAGAACAGCGACGTCAGTGAACTATACGATATTATCAAAGTAGGAACACCTGTTGTAATAAGACGTTGA
- a CDS encoding alpha/beta hydrolase, translating to MKFLKRTLRVVLVLFLLLNVVAAFHAWKFTHFYAAGTFANKHQQPEQMSVFEKAKMVLLGVRLSKSAIRHTPEVPYETMHLQTSNGLELEGWWMPRPDAKGTVILFHGYNGGKDGPIPEAAYFRQLGYNTLLMDFRAHGNSQGDVCTIGYKEAEDVMLAYNFVQQKGEKHIILWGVSMGAAAILRAVPTYHLYPDKVILECSFARLTDAVKGRMRAVSLPPTPLAEILTFWGGVENGFWGFSHNPAEYAKSINMPALVCWGTKDNRVTRQETNSVYRQLGTRKKKLIIFEASGHQSFCRNEGEKWKTAVKSFLQ from the coding sequence ATGAAGTTTCTGAAACGTACCCTGCGCGTAGTCCTTGTTTTGTTTCTCCTGCTGAATGTCGTTGCCGCATTTCATGCCTGGAAATTCACTCACTTTTATGCTGCCGGCACATTCGCCAATAAACATCAGCAACCGGAACAAATGAGCGTCTTCGAAAAAGCGAAGATGGTGCTGTTGGGTGTACGTTTGTCAAAGTCGGCTATCCGGCACACGCCGGAAGTGCCTTATGAAACAATGCACCTGCAAACATCCAACGGTCTTGAACTGGAAGGATGGTGGATGCCCCGGCCGGACGCAAAAGGTACAGTGATACTCTTTCATGGTTACAATGGCGGTAAAGACGGTCCGATTCCTGAAGCCGCTTATTTCCGCCAGCTTGGCTACAATACACTGCTGATGGATTTTCGGGCGCACGGCAATAGCCAGGGAGATGTTTGTACGATCGGTTACAAAGAAGCGGAAGATGTCATGCTGGCATACAACTTCGTACAGCAGAAAGGAGAAAAACATATTATTCTCTGGGGCGTAAGTATGGGCGCTGCGGCTATTCTGAGGGCTGTTCCTACCTATCACCTGTACCCCGACAAGGTAATCCTCGAATGCTCCTTTGCAAGGCTGACAGATGCCGTTAAAGGAAGAATGCGCGCCGTTAGTTTACCTCCCACTCCACTGGCAGAAATACTCACATTCTGGGGCGGTGTGGAGAATGGATTCTGGGGCTTCAGTCATAACCCTGCCGAATATGCCAAAAGCATCAATATGCCGGCACTGGTTTGCTGGGGTACAAAGGATAACCGTGTAACGCGTCAGGAAACCAACAGCGTATACCGTCAGCTGGGCACACGCAAAAAGAAGCTGATCATCTTTGAAGCATCGGGCCATCAGTCATTCTGCCGTAATGAAGGAGAGAAATGGAAAACAGCTGTTAAAAGCTTCCTGCAATAG
- a CDS encoding RagB/SusD family nutrient uptake outer membrane protein produces MKKILIPVLLCSLWACKKDEKPQPEPPAEIPDLIVTVWDATRWDLFHTKGLPTADAKVQLFTSKKDFLDGRPTYTATADQSGKALFENVTPGKYFILAFKQDMLNIWTDANGNTMVSDTLFQSETEIKNPQTPLQSEAMPGDFRFKDLNGDMIINASDVAEVTSLSYDIKKDGITTVDVMIGYKSNSKADLFKTTDEVETQLNTFISNLGVGHNRLAILDGVLSDDADCSIITYWCDYDKFTFNASTEGATNIFNSYLGSILWLNKMLLSLQQINGDHSVLTAQIRAYRAFIYLELQTYFGQLPIIKNEKIGFVDLKRASWEETRSFIKTELKAALPALPAIPPANTTGRVTSYAAHMLLARLAFQESDVETLIAETDAVIDSKAYELVDYSTVFTNPSNHEIIWTLPLSSAGESTFTSYFVRNNIPFKFFPVIRYTETWLLRAYGKAMSNDLSGTKDAINTIRARSNKPVANPKNMDEAIAELGSLYKDELYREGFRYAFLVLTNQAKQVLADKGYKDHHMYLPIPSTAISMYPNMTQNAGY; encoded by the coding sequence ATGAAAAAAATCCTCATTCCCGTACTGTTATGCAGCCTGTGGGCCTGTAAAAAAGATGAAAAGCCACAGCCAGAACCTCCTGCCGAAATTCCAGACCTGATCGTTACGGTATGGGATGCCACCAGATGGGATCTATTCCATACAAAGGGACTACCAACTGCCGATGCGAAAGTGCAATTGTTTACATCAAAAAAAGATTTTCTCGACGGCAGACCTACATATACTGCCACCGCTGACCAATCGGGCAAAGCACTGTTTGAAAATGTCACTCCCGGCAAATATTTTATACTGGCATTCAAACAGGATATGCTCAATATCTGGACTGATGCCAATGGCAATACAATGGTATCAGACACCCTGTTCCAGTCTGAAACAGAAATTAAAAATCCGCAAACGCCACTCCAGTCAGAAGCAATGCCTGGCGACTTCCGTTTCAAAGACCTGAATGGAGACATGATCATCAACGCTTCAGATGTTGCAGAAGTAACATCCCTCAGCTACGATATTAAGAAAGACGGCATCACCACAGTAGATGTCATGATCGGTTACAAATCCAATTCAAAAGCGGATCTTTTTAAAACGACAGACGAGGTAGAAACGCAACTGAATACTTTCATCTCCAACCTGGGCGTAGGACATAATCGCCTGGCGATACTGGACGGAGTACTCAGCGATGATGCGGATTGTAGTATCATCACTTACTGGTGTGATTACGACAAATTTACCTTTAACGCATCAACTGAAGGCGCAACCAATATCTTTAATAGTTACTTGGGCAGTATACTGTGGCTGAATAAGATGCTTTTAAGTCTGCAACAGATCAATGGCGACCATTCCGTGCTGACAGCACAGATCAGGGCATACCGCGCCTTTATCTACCTGGAGTTACAAACGTATTTTGGACAGCTCCCTATTATCAAAAATGAGAAAATAGGCTTCGTCGATCTTAAACGTGCTAGCTGGGAAGAAACCAGGTCATTTATAAAAACAGAACTGAAAGCCGCACTTCCTGCATTGCCGGCAATACCGCCTGCTAACACGACAGGACGCGTCACCAGCTATGCGGCTCACATGCTGCTGGCCAGGTTAGCGTTCCAGGAAAGCGACGTAGAAACACTCATTGCTGAAACCGATGCAGTAATCGATTCAAAAGCATATGAACTGGTTGACTACAGTACGGTGTTTACGAATCCCTCCAATCATGAAATCATCTGGACCCTGCCCTTGTCTAGTGCAGGGGAAAGTACCTTCACCAGCTACTTTGTACGTAACAATATACCCTTCAAATTTTTTCCGGTTATCCGCTACACGGAAACATGGTTACTGAGAGCCTATGGTAAAGCGATGTCCAACGATCTCTCTGGTACCAAAGATGCTATCAACACCATCCGCGCACGCAGTAATAAACCAGTAGCCAATCCAAAAAATATGGATGAGGCAATTGCAGAATTGGGATCGCTTTATAAGGATGAATTGTATCGCGAAGGTTTCCGCTACGCATTCCTGGTATTGACCAATCAGGCCAAACAGGTGCTGGCTGATAAAGGTTACAAAGACCATCACATGTACCTGCCTATTCCAAGTACGGCCATCAGTATGTATCCAAACATGACGCAGAACGCAGGTTACTAA
- the acs gene encoding acetate--CoA ligase, whose protein sequence is MAYPYQIKSLEEYQQNYQQSVMDPEGFWANVADHFYWRRKWDKVLEWNFKDPDVKWFTGGKLNITENCLDRHLGTLGNTPAIIWEPNDPEEHHRVITYRDLYNKVCQFANVLKNNGVKKGDRVCIYMGMIPELAIAVLACARIGAIHSVVFGGFSAQSIADRIQDAQASLVITCDGAFRGNKDIPLKSVIDDALMGCPSVKKVIVCTRTRTPVSMIKGRDLWWEDEIKQVETMGNPPCPAEEMDAEDMLFILYTSGSTGKPKGVVHTCGGYMVYANYTFVNTFQYQPGEVYFCTADVGWITGHSYIIYGPLSAGATTLMFEGVPTYPDAGRLWSIVDKFRVNILYTAPTAIRSLMGYGLGPVNHKDLSSLKKLGSVGEPINEEAWHWFKDHIGKGRCPIVDTWWQTETGGIMITPIAGITKEKPGYATLPLPGIQPILVDEKGEEITGNNVNGNLCIKFPWPGMLRTTYGDHERCRTTYFATYDNLYFTGDGCLRDEDGYYRITGRVDDVLNVSGHRIGTAEVENAINMHAGVVESAVVGYPHDIKGQGIYAYVITERQTHDPELTKKDILQTVSRIIGPIAKPDKIQFVSGLPKTRSGKIMRRILRKIAEGELDNLGDTSTLLDPAVVEEIKRSRL, encoded by the coding sequence ATGGCTTATCCGTATCAGATCAAGAGCTTAGAAGAGTATCAACAGAATTATCAGCAGAGTGTTATGGACCCGGAAGGCTTCTGGGCTAACGTCGCTGATCATTTCTACTGGCGCCGCAAATGGGATAAGGTACTGGAATGGAACTTTAAAGATCCGGATGTTAAATGGTTCACTGGCGGTAAACTCAATATTACCGAAAACTGCCTTGACCGTCACCTGGGTACCCTGGGAAATACACCCGCTATTATCTGGGAACCTAACGATCCGGAAGAACACCACCGCGTTATTACATATCGTGACCTATATAATAAAGTTTGCCAGTTCGCCAACGTATTGAAAAACAATGGCGTAAAGAAAGGCGACCGCGTTTGTATCTATATGGGGATGATCCCCGAACTGGCCATCGCAGTACTTGCCTGTGCCCGTATCGGCGCGATTCACTCTGTCGTATTTGGAGGTTTCAGTGCCCAGTCCATTGCCGACAGAATCCAGGATGCACAGGCCAGCCTCGTAATCACCTGCGACGGTGCGTTCCGTGGTAATAAAGATATTCCGCTCAAATCTGTTATCGATGACGCCCTCATGGGCTGCCCTTCTGTTAAAAAGGTGATCGTATGCACCCGCACCCGCACACCTGTCAGCATGATCAAAGGACGTGACCTCTGGTGGGAAGACGAGATCAAACAAGTCGAAACCATGGGAAACCCTCCCTGCCCTGCTGAAGAAATGGATGCGGAAGATATGCTCTTCATCCTCTACACTTCCGGCTCTACCGGTAAGCCTAAAGGAGTGGTGCATACCTGCGGCGGTTACATGGTATACGCAAACTATACCTTTGTAAATACCTTCCAGTACCAACCCGGCGAAGTTTACTTCTGTACTGCCGACGTGGGATGGATCACCGGTCATAGTTATATCATCTACGGTCCGCTCAGCGCCGGCGCCACCACCCTCATGTTTGAAGGTGTGCCTACTTATCCTGATGCAGGCCGTTTATGGTCTATCGTAGATAAATTCCGTGTAAATATCTTGTATACCGCACCTACCGCTATCCGTAGTCTTATGGGATATGGTCTAGGTCCGGTAAATCATAAAGATCTCAGCTCCCTCAAAAAACTGGGTAGCGTTGGTGAACCTATCAATGAGGAAGCATGGCACTGGTTCAAAGATCATATTGGTAAAGGACGCTGTCCGATTGTCGACACCTGGTGGCAAACTGAAACCGGGGGTATTATGATCACACCTATTGCCGGCATCACCAAAGAAAAACCAGGTTATGCCACCCTCCCGCTGCCGGGTATTCAGCCAATACTGGTAGATGAAAAAGGAGAAGAAATAACAGGCAATAACGTCAATGGTAACCTCTGTATCAAGTTCCCATGGCCAGGTATGCTGCGTACGACTTATGGCGATCATGAACGCTGCCGCACTACCTACTTCGCCACATACGATAACCTCTACTTCACCGGCGATGGCTGTCTTCGTGATGAAGACGGATACTACCGCATCACCGGCCGCGTAGACGATGTACTCAATGTGAGCGGCCACCGTATCGGTACCGCTGAAGTAGAAAATGCCATCAACATGCACGCCGGCGTAGTAGAAAGCGCTGTCGTAGGTTACCCGCACGATATCAAAGGGCAAGGCATTTATGCGTACGTAATCACCGAAAGACAAACCCATGATCCGGAACTGACTAAAAAGGATATCCTGCAGACAGTCTCCCGTATCATCGGTCCGATCGCCAAACCGGATAAGATCCAGTTTGTCAGCGGCTTGCCAAAGACACGCTCCGGTAAGATCATGCGCCGCATTCTCCGTAAGATCGCTGAAGGCGAACTGGACAATCTGGGCGATACCTCTACCCTGCTTGATCCTGCTGTCGTAGAAGAGATCAAAAGAAGCAGACTTTAA
- a CDS encoding helix-turn-helix transcriptional regulator, which yields MSRLIHMGQRLKQILKQKKVKIVDFADMAGFTNQIAHYHLRKSDMKRSTLEKFCEIIGVTPEEFYEWNSTPSVNGEKGTDSTILHHGGRLMELIGERGLNKTRLAKRLGMSRRTMYNLFEKEVFGAEELDRVVRALEMTTTSFLHPGALEDARQAENDEMLALREKYYKLLEEHNMLLKSYSSIKEGLELAKKDILQLRKQARSKKG from the coding sequence ATGTCCAGGTTAATCCACATGGGCCAGCGCCTTAAACAAATATTAAAACAGAAGAAAGTTAAAATAGTAGACTTCGCAGACATGGCTGGTTTCACCAACCAGATCGCACATTATCATTTGCGTAAGAGTGATATGAAGCGGAGTACACTGGAGAAATTCTGTGAGATCATCGGTGTTACACCGGAAGAATTTTATGAATGGAACAGCACCCCCTCGGTAAACGGAGAGAAAGGAACCGACAGTACCATATTACATCACGGAGGCCGGCTGATGGAGCTGATAGGTGAACGTGGACTGAATAAGACCAGACTGGCCAAGCGTTTAGGCATGAGCCGGAGAACCATGTACAACCTGTTTGAAAAAGAAGTGTTCGGTGCGGAAGAGCTGGACAGGGTTGTACGAGCACTGGAGATGACCACCACCAGTTTCCTGCATCCTGGCGCCCTGGAAGACGCCCGTCAGGCTGAAAATGATGAAATGCTGGCACTCAGAGAGAAGTACTATAAGTTACTGGAAGAGCACAACATGTTACTGAAAAGCTATTCATCCATCAAGGAAGGACTTGAACTTGCCAAGAAAGACATTTTACAATTACGTAAACAGGCCCGTTCAAAAAAAGGCTGA
- a CDS encoding 5' nucleotidase, NT5C type gives MARIAIDMDGVMADTTQQMIDWYAKRYGVQVDKDALYGKPETTGFPHEKDIIRSFLFEPGFFRTKPVIKDSQEVIRALQDKHEVFIVSAAMEFPASLPEKVEWLAEYYPFITWQNIVFCGSKTIVQADYMIDDHVKNLQPFKGQGLMFTAPHNVHVTDFKRVDTWQDVAGLLL, from the coding sequence ATGGCAAGAATTGCAATAGACATGGATGGCGTTATGGCAGATACCACGCAACAGATGATTGACTGGTATGCTAAGCGTTATGGCGTACAGGTAGATAAGGATGCCTTATACGGCAAACCTGAAACCACCGGTTTCCCGCACGAAAAGGATATTATCAGGTCTTTCCTGTTTGAACCAGGTTTCTTCAGGACCAAACCGGTGATTAAGGACAGCCAGGAAGTGATCAGGGCTTTACAGGACAAGCATGAGGTATTCATAGTATCAGCAGCCATGGAGTTTCCGGCATCATTACCGGAGAAAGTAGAGTGGCTGGCGGAATACTATCCGTTCATTACATGGCAGAACATTGTTTTCTGCGGATCTAAGACGATCGTACAGGCAGATTATATGATAGATGATCATGTTAAGAACCTGCAGCCGTTCAAGGGACAGGGACTGATGTTCACTGCACCACATAACGTACATGTTACTGATTTCAAAAGGGTGGATACCTGGCAGGATGTAGCAGGGCTTTTACTGTAA
- a CDS encoding DeoR/GlpR family DNA-binding transcription regulator codes for MLKEERFDYILRKLQTDHKVLHTELSNDLQVSEDTVRRDLEALAQNGLLIKVRGGAIPHSPHPYAFNERIGIHEDDKKAIATKALSFLRDGQTIIMDGGTSTYTLTKLFPPSLQLTVITPSIPIAMQLMEHPGVDVILTGGRLFKSSQVTAGIDTIRMIEKMRADICFMGVCSLHPEVGVTGPDMDEAAVKNVMVESANRVIALVTGDKMGTAEPYKVCSITAMDTIITDEAGLSLAIPYRQLGINVI; via the coding sequence ATGCTGAAAGAAGAGCGCTTTGATTACATTCTCAGAAAGTTGCAGACGGACCATAAAGTGCTGCACACAGAACTGAGTAATGATCTGCAGGTATCAGAAGATACCGTGCGGCGCGATCTCGAAGCGCTGGCTCAGAATGGTCTCCTGATCAAGGTAAGGGGTGGCGCTATTCCTCATTCTCCTCACCCTTATGCATTTAATGAGCGTATCGGCATTCATGAAGATGATAAGAAGGCGATTGCCACCAAGGCATTGTCTTTCCTGCGCGATGGCCAGACGATTATCATGGATGGCGGTACTTCCACTTATACCCTTACTAAACTGTTCCCGCCGTCTTTACAGTTGACAGTAATCACACCCAGCATTCCCATTGCGATGCAACTAATGGAACATCCCGGGGTTGATGTAATCCTGACGGGTGGCCGGCTTTTCAAAAGTTCGCAGGTTACCGCAGGAATCGATACGATTCGTATGATCGAAAAAATGCGGGCAGATATTTGTTTTATGGGAGTTTGTAGTCTGCACCCGGAAGTGGGGGTGACCGGTCCGGATATGGACGAGGCAGCCGTAAAGAATGTCATGGTGGAATCGGCTAACCGGGTAATAGCCCTGGTAACCGGCGACAAAATGGGTACCGCAGAACCTTACAAGGTTTGTAGTATAACAGCAATGGATACGATCATAACTGATGAAGCCGGATTATCTCTGGCCATCCCTTACCGACAGCTTGGAATTAATGTTATCTGA